Proteins encoded within one genomic window of Empedobacter falsenii:
- the hflX gene encoding GTPase HflX: MLEKQEAQYEKVVLVGLITREQSEEKLTEYMDELEFLAYTAGATVGERFTQRMDKPDSKFFVGSGKLDEITAFVEEYDIDTVIFDDELTPSQLKNIEKVVNKKIIDRTQLILDIFAQRAQTSYARTQVELAQYQYLLPRLTRMWTHLERQRGGIGMRGPGETEIETDRRIIRDRITLLKEKLKGIDKQMATQRKNRGALVRVALVGYTNVGKSTLMNVLSKSEVFAENKLFATLDTTVRKVVIGNLPFLLTDTVGFIRKLPTQLVESFKSTLDEVREADLLVHVVDISHASFEDHVNSVNQILAEIESKEKPTIMVFNKIDNFSYIKQDEDDLSEKKFENYSLEDWKRTWMAKTDYPTLFISATEKDNLEDLRKTVYEEVKEIHMKRFPYNNFLFQYYDEEEENDTEE; the protein is encoded by the coding sequence ATGTTAGAAAAACAAGAAGCACAATACGAAAAAGTAGTTTTAGTTGGATTGATTACACGTGAACAATCCGAAGAAAAACTGACGGAATATATGGACGAATTGGAGTTCTTAGCTTATACAGCTGGAGCGACAGTTGGAGAACGTTTTACGCAAAGAATGGACAAACCTGATTCTAAATTCTTTGTAGGAAGCGGGAAGTTAGATGAAATCACAGCTTTTGTCGAAGAATATGATATTGATACAGTTATTTTTGATGATGAATTAACACCTTCTCAGTTGAAAAATATTGAGAAAGTTGTCAACAAAAAAATCATCGATCGTACACAATTGATTTTAGATATTTTTGCTCAACGAGCGCAAACTTCTTATGCGCGTACGCAAGTAGAATTGGCACAATACCAATATTTATTACCGCGATTAACACGAATGTGGACGCACTTAGAGCGTCAGCGTGGGGGAATTGGTATGCGTGGCCCTGGTGAAACGGAAATTGAAACGGATAGACGTATTATTCGTGATCGAATTACGTTATTGAAAGAGAAATTGAAAGGAATCGATAAGCAAATGGCAACTCAACGTAAAAATCGTGGTGCATTGGTACGCGTTGCGTTGGTTGGATATACAAATGTTGGGAAATCTACGTTGATGAATGTCTTATCGAAATCTGAAGTTTTTGCCGAAAATAAATTATTCGCAACATTAGATACAACGGTTCGTAAAGTGGTGATTGGTAATTTACCTTTCTTATTAACGGATACGGTTGGGTTTATTCGTAAATTGCCTACACAATTAGTGGAGTCGTTCAAATCTACATTAGATGAAGTTCGTGAAGCAGATTTGTTGGTGCATGTTGTAGATATTTCGCATGCAAGTTTTGAGGATCATGTAAATTCTGTGAATCAAATTTTAGCTGAAATTGAATCGAAAGAAAAACCAACGATTATGGTTTTCAATAAAATTGATAATTTTTCTTATATCAAACAAGATGAAGATGATTTGTCTGAAAAGAAATTTGAAAATTATTCATTAGAAGATTGGAAACGTACTTGGATGGCGAAAACAGATTATCCGACATTGTTTATTTCGGCAACGGAAAAAGATAATTTAGAAGATTTGCGCAAAACAGTTTATGAAGAAGTGAAAGAAATTCACATGAAACGTTTTCCTTATAATAACTTCCTTTTTCAGTATTATGATGAAGAAGAAGAAAATGATACGGAAGAATAA
- a CDS encoding T9SS type A sorting domain-containing protein, producing the protein MKKNLLFGALTLLSLSVNAQNQKISFEESEGFTIGNLNNQKNWFNWGYVSDNNSKVINTFASDGKNSAQVINNEIEEGNWGGIAYPVIKYRKYSISADVYLDNTDNSNYEMLALYNENNDYDLVGGLLFYYDGEVAYEDMETSIVLGTWTPKKWYNVKAEVDLKTKKVIYFLDNVKVKETNISNLNNEITEVDFSFDNYGSGFIVDNVKIVDLENLGTNENNKTEISIYPNPVNDYLNINSDKKIIAISITDLTGKTLFEGTNLNKIDVNHLSKGLYLIKIKTDNSESIQKFIKK; encoded by the coding sequence ATGAAGAAAAATTTACTATTTGGAGCTTTAACTTTATTATCATTGAGTGTTAATGCTCAAAATCAAAAAATATCTTTTGAAGAATCAGAAGGTTTTACAATAGGAAATCTTAATAACCAAAAAAATTGGTTTAATTGGGGATATGTATCAGATAACAACTCTAAAGTCATTAACACATTTGCAAGCGATGGTAAAAATTCAGCACAAGTTATAAATAATGAAATTGAAGAAGGTAATTGGGGAGGAATTGCTTATCCTGTAATTAAGTATCGTAAATATTCTATTTCTGCAGATGTATATTTAGACAACACTGACAATTCTAATTACGAAATGTTAGCATTATACAATGAAAATAATGATTACGATCTAGTTGGTGGTTTACTTTTTTATTACGACGGAGAAGTCGCCTACGAAGACATGGAAACCAGCATAGTTTTGGGAACATGGACTCCTAAAAAATGGTACAATGTAAAAGCAGAAGTCGATTTAAAAACGAAAAAAGTTATTTATTTCTTAGACAATGTAAAAGTAAAAGAAACTAATATTTCTAATTTAAACAATGAAATTACTGAAGTAGATTTTAGTTTTGATAATTATGGTTCTGGATTTATAGTTGATAATGTTAAAATTGTAGATTTAGAGAATTTAGGTACAAATGAAAATAACAAAACAGAAATTTCTATTTATCCTAATCCTGTAAACGATTATCTTAATATAAATTCTGATAAAAAAATCATTGCAATAAGTATTACAGATTTAACTGGAAAAACACTTTTTGAAGGTACAAATTTGAATAAAATAGATGTTAATCATTTATCTAAAGGATTATATTTAATCAAAATAAAAACCGATAATTCTGAATCAATTCAAAAATTCATAAAAAAATAA
- the hisG gene encoding ATP phosphoribosyltransferase — MSKLKIAIQKSGRLSEKSLELLKDCGIKISTSNRKLRTESPNFPIEVLFLRDDDIPQYVEQGVADIGILGENEVWEKDKNVAQIRQLGFAGCKLCLAIPKDEIYTDLSYFQDKKIATSYPRILGKFFQEKGINVKIEEIGGSVEIAPSIGLANAIFDIVSTGSTLLTNGLKQVETVVESQAVLISNKNLDAEKQAIVDRLLFRIEAVKQSSENKYILLNAPNEKLEEIIALLPGMKSPTVLPLAEKGWSSIHTVIKEDTFWDIIEQLKALGAEGILVLEIEKMIL, encoded by the coding sequence ATGAGTAAATTAAAAATAGCCATTCAGAAAAGCGGTCGATTAAGTGAAAAATCACTCGAATTATTGAAAGATTGCGGAATTAAAATCTCTACAAGTAATCGAAAATTAAGAACCGAATCTCCAAATTTCCCTATCGAAGTTTTATTCTTGCGTGACGACGATATTCCGCAATATGTAGAACAAGGGGTTGCTGATATAGGCATTTTAGGCGAAAATGAAGTTTGGGAAAAAGATAAAAATGTCGCACAAATTCGTCAATTAGGTTTTGCAGGTTGCAAACTTTGTTTAGCGATCCCGAAAGATGAAATTTATACGGATTTAAGTTATTTTCAAGATAAAAAAATTGCTACTTCTTATCCACGTATTTTAGGGAAATTCTTCCAAGAAAAAGGAATTAATGTTAAGATTGAAGAAATCGGTGGAAGCGTAGAAATTGCTCCAAGTATCGGTTTGGCAAATGCTATTTTTGATATCGTGTCTACGGGTTCAACGTTATTAACAAATGGCTTGAAACAAGTGGAAACAGTGGTTGAATCACAAGCTGTTTTAATTTCTAATAAAAATCTTGATGCTGAAAAACAAGCTATTGTAGATCGTCTTTTATTTAGAATCGAAGCAGTTAAACAATCTTCTGAAAACAAATATATTTTATTAAACGCACCAAACGAAAAGTTAGAAGAAATCATTGCTTTGTTGCCCGGAATGAAATCTCCAACAGTCTTACCATTGGCCGAGAAAGGTTGGTCATCAATCCACACAGTCATTAAGGAAGATACTTTTTGGGACATCATCGAGCAATTGAAAGCTTTGGGTGCGGAAGGAATTTTAGTGTTAGAAATTGAAAAAATGATTTTATAA
- the hisD gene encoding histidinol dehydrogenase, translated as MQTYIKPQLSDWSTLTARPTKEAQDLQKIVLDVFGKIQAEKDQALIDFTEKFDQVKLTSLEISTQEIEEAKTLISEDLKQAIQLAASNIEKFHAEQREEIKVIETTRGVNCWRESRGIENVGIYIPGGTAPLFSTTLMLGIPAKLAGCQNIILCTPPNKEGKIHPAILYTANLIGIEKIYKVGGIQAIGALTFGTETIQKVDKIFGPGNQYVTAAKQVAQNFGVAIDMPAGPSEVLVIADGTSVPKYVAADLLSQAEHGIDSQVILLTTNEQTLNETIVEINAQLELLPRKELAAKALENSRGIVLNSIEECVNFSNIYAPEHLIFACKTAESYIEKIINAGSVFLGNYSCESAGDYASGTNHTLPTNGYAKNYSGVSFDSFIKKITFQKLTAEGIQNIGPAIELMAEAEELFAHKNAVTLRLLDLRSKA; from the coding sequence ATGCAAACATATATCAAACCTCAACTTTCAGATTGGTCAACGTTAACAGCTCGACCAACGAAAGAAGCACAAGATTTACAAAAAATCGTTTTAGATGTTTTTGGAAAAATTCAAGCGGAAAAAGACCAAGCATTAATTGATTTTACAGAAAAATTTGATCAAGTTAAGTTAACTTCTTTAGAAATTTCTACTCAAGAAATTGAAGAAGCAAAAACTTTAATTTCTGAAGATTTAAAACAAGCAATTCAATTAGCAGCTTCTAATATTGAAAAATTTCACGCTGAACAACGAGAAGAAATAAAAGTTATTGAAACAACAAGAGGTGTAAATTGTTGGAGAGAATCTCGAGGTATAGAAAATGTAGGAATTTATATTCCAGGTGGAACTGCTCCGTTATTTTCTACGACATTAATGTTAGGGATTCCTGCAAAATTAGCGGGTTGTCAAAATATTATTTTGTGTACTCCTCCAAATAAAGAAGGAAAAATTCACCCAGCGATTTTATATACAGCAAATTTAATTGGAATTGAGAAGATTTATAAAGTTGGCGGAATCCAAGCTATTGGTGCGTTAACTTTTGGTACAGAAACAATACAAAAAGTTGATAAAATTTTTGGACCGGGAAATCAATATGTAACCGCTGCCAAACAAGTGGCTCAAAATTTTGGAGTTGCTATTGATATGCCTGCTGGTCCAAGTGAAGTTTTAGTCATTGCAGATGGAACCTCAGTTCCTAAATATGTCGCAGCTGATTTATTATCGCAAGCCGAACACGGAATAGATTCACAAGTGATTTTATTAACAACTAACGAGCAAACGTTGAACGAAACTATTGTTGAAATTAATGCTCAATTAGAACTTCTACCAAGAAAAGAATTAGCGGCTAAAGCTTTAGAAAATTCGAGAGGAATCGTGTTAAATTCTATCGAAGAATGTGTGAATTTTTCTAATATTTATGCACCAGAACATCTAATTTTTGCTTGCAAAACGGCTGAAAGTTATATCGAAAAAATTATTAATGCAGGCTCTGTTTTCTTAGGAAATTATTCGTGCGAATCCGCTGGAGATTATGCATCAGGAACTAATCACACTTTACCAACCAATGGTTATGCAAAGAATTATTCTGGAGTTTCCTTTGATAGTTTTATCAAGAAAATCACGTTTCAGAAATTAACTGCTGAAGGAATTCAAAATATCGGTCCAGCTATTGAATTAATGGCCGAAGCCGAAGAATTATTTGCACACAAAAATGCGGTAACGCTACGTTTGTTAGACTTAAGATCTAAGGCGTAA
- the hisC gene encoding histidinol-phosphate transaminase codes for MNSFNINNLIRPNVKAMKAYSSARDEFQEINDNFVFLDANENPFNNGLNRYPDPLQRNVKSILSKIKNFPANQILLGNGSDEVLDLIFRAFCEPNQDNVIAISPSYGMYGVLANLNAIEYRKSLLNEEDFQPNIKDVFSKVDDKTKMIFLCSPNNPTGEIIKRESILEIVNRFNGLVIIDEAYVDFARETSWIEETKNYPNVIVTQTLSKAVGLAGIRLGILYASQEIVDVLNKIKPPYNINQLTQLKAIEILSDYDKVVAVTNTIIQQKEVLENALTEISFVEKIYPSDANFILIKVDNANERYNQLVEKGIVIRNRNNDDLCQNCLRITVGTELENQKLIQTLKII; via the coding sequence ATGAATTCATTTAATATAAATAATCTCATTCGTCCCAACGTAAAAGCGATGAAAGCATATTCATCTGCTCGTGACGAATTTCAAGAAATAAATGACAATTTCGTTTTCTTAGATGCGAACGAAAATCCCTTCAATAATGGATTGAATCGTTATCCAGATCCTTTGCAACGCAATGTAAAATCGATTTTAAGTAAAATCAAAAACTTTCCTGCAAATCAGATTTTATTAGGAAATGGAAGTGATGAAGTTTTAGATTTAATTTTCCGTGCATTTTGCGAACCGAATCAAGATAATGTTATTGCGATTTCTCCTTCTTATGGGATGTACGGAGTTTTAGCTAATCTGAATGCAATTGAATACCGAAAATCTTTATTAAATGAAGAAGATTTTCAACCGAATATCAAAGATGTTTTCTCGAAAGTGGATGATAAAACGAAAATGATTTTCTTGTGTTCTCCGAACAATCCAACTGGAGAAATCATCAAAAGAGAATCTATTTTAGAAATTGTAAATCGTTTCAATGGTTTAGTCATTATCGACGAAGCTTATGTTGATTTCGCTAGAGAAACGTCTTGGATTGAAGAAACAAAAAATTATCCAAATGTAATTGTCACACAAACTTTGTCAAAAGCAGTTGGTTTGGCCGGAATCCGTTTAGGAATTTTGTATGCTTCACAAGAAATTGTTGATGTTTTAAACAAGATTAAACCGCCTTATAATATTAATCAATTAACGCAATTAAAAGCGATTGAAATTTTAAGCGATTACGATAAAGTGGTAGCTGTAACAAATACTATTATTCAACAAAAAGAAGTTTTAGAAAATGCTTTAACTGAGATTTCATTTGTAGAGAAAATATATCCAAGCGATGCCAATTTCATTTTAATTAAAGTAGATAATGCGAACGAACGTTACAATCAATTGGTTGAAAAAGGAATTGTTATTCGTAATCGAAACAACGATGATTTATGTCAAAATTGTTTGAGAATCACAGTTGGAACGGAACTTGAAAATCAGAAATTAATACAAACACTTAAAATAATATAA
- the hisB gene encoding bifunctional histidinol-phosphatase/imidazoleglycerol-phosphate dehydratase HisB, with protein sequence MKRVLFIDRDGTMILEPADYQVDSFSKLEFYPEAFTYLGKIAKELDYELAMVTNQDGLGTPANPEELFWPIQNFVVKAFENEGVKFEDIYIDKTFAHENAPTRKPGTALLTKYINNTEYDLVNSFVIGDRITDVKLAQNLGGKGIFIANDEALGADEINYNEGLNETIALKTTSWKEIYEFLKLQNRTASIVRNTNETKIKIDLNLDGTGKSDISTGLHFFDHMLDQIARHGQMDLVIKVNGDLEVDEHHTIEDTAIALGEVFTQALGNKLGIERYGFTLPMDDCLAQAAIDFGGRNWLVWEAEFKREMIGQMPTEMFYHFFKSFTDGAKANLNIKAEGTNEHHKIEAIFKAFAKAIKVAVKRDPEKMILPSTKGLL encoded by the coding sequence TTGAAACGTGTACTTTTTATAGATAGAGATGGAACAATGATCTTGGAGCCAGCCGACTACCAAGTTGACAGCTTTTCGAAACTAGAATTCTATCCTGAAGCATTTACTTATTTAGGTAAAATTGCGAAAGAATTGGATTACGAATTAGCAATGGTTACGAACCAAGACGGTTTGGGAACGCCCGCTAATCCAGAAGAATTATTCTGGCCGATTCAAAATTTCGTGGTAAAAGCTTTTGAAAATGAAGGGGTGAAATTCGAGGATATTTACATTGATAAAACTTTTGCCCACGAAAATGCTCCAACGCGTAAACCTGGAACGGCATTATTAACAAAATACATCAATAATACAGAGTACGATTTAGTAAATTCGTTTGTGATTGGTGATCGAATAACAGATGTGAAATTAGCTCAAAATCTTGGTGGAAAAGGAATTTTTATCGCGAATGACGAAGCTTTAGGCGCTGACGAGATCAACTATAACGAAGGTTTAAATGAAACGATTGCTTTAAAAACAACGTCGTGGAAAGAAATTTACGAGTTCTTAAAACTTCAAAATCGCACGGCTTCAATTGTTCGAAACACGAATGAAACAAAGATCAAAATCGATTTGAATTTAGACGGAACTGGAAAATCGGATATTTCGACTGGTTTACACTTTTTCGATCATATGCTAGATCAAATTGCGCGTCATGGACAAATGGATTTAGTAATTAAAGTCAATGGAGATTTAGAAGTGGACGAGCATCACACTATTGAAGATACTGCTATTGCTTTGGGCGAAGTTTTTACTCAAGCTTTAGGAAATAAATTAGGCATCGAACGTTACGGATTCACTTTACCGATGGACGATTGTTTAGCACAAGCAGCGATTGATTTTGGCGGAAGAAATTGGTTGGTTTGGGAAGCTGAATTTAAACGGGAAATGATTGGTCAAATGCCAACAGAAATGTTCTATCACTTTTTCAAATCATTTACAGACGGAGCAAAAGCAAACTTAAACATCAAAGCAGAAGGTACAAACGAACATCACAAAATCGAAGCGATTTTTAAAGCCTTTGCCAAAGCTATAAAAGTGGCGGTTAAGCGCGATCCAGAAAAAATGATTTTACCATCAACAAAAGGACTTTTGTAG
- the hisH gene encoding imidazole glycerol phosphate synthase subunit HisH — MIAIVKYNAGNVKSVYNAVTRLGYEAIITDDFETLQNADKVIFPGVGEASSAMTYLKEKGLDKIIKNLKQPTLGICLGQQLMCAYSEEGNTDCLGIFPIQVKLFPSTEIVPHMGWNTIYDLKTPLFNDVKENSDIYYVHSFYCENSEYTIAKTDYILEYSAALNKDNFYATQFHPEKSAGIGEQILKNFLSL; from the coding sequence ATGATAGCAATAGTAAAATACAATGCAGGAAATGTAAAATCGGTGTACAATGCGGTAACTCGTTTGGGATACGAAGCAATAATTACAGATGATTTTGAAACCTTGCAAAATGCAGACAAAGTAATTTTCCCTGGAGTTGGTGAAGCAAGTTCCGCAATGACCTATTTAAAAGAAAAAGGCTTGGATAAAATTATTAAAAACTTAAAACAACCAACTTTAGGAATATGTTTAGGACAACAATTAATGTGCGCTTATTCGGAAGAAGGAAATACCGATTGTTTAGGAATTTTCCCTATTCAAGTGAAATTATTTCCTTCAACAGAAATTGTTCCTCATATGGGCTGGAATACGATTTATGATTTAAAAACACCTTTGTTTAATGATGTTAAAGAAAACTCCGACATTTATTATGTACACAGTTTTTATTGCGAAAATTCAGAATATACAATCGCGAAAACAGACTATATTTTAGAATATTCAGCTGCTTTAAATAAAGATAATTTTTACGCAACTCAATTTCACCCAGAGAAATCTGCAGGAATAGGAGAACAAATATTAAAAAACTTTCTAAGTTTATAG
- a CDS encoding S41 family peptidase, which produces MKKIVFTLLSAFAISQVSAQEKVYFTSTPSLSPDAKTVYFSYDGDIWSTDINGGNAARITALEGEEINPRVSPDGKWLAFSSNQYGNYDIYIMPINGGQIKQLTFHQAKDEVESWSWDSKSIYFTSNQNNGFGSFKIDLDGKTPEALFTNYFNTTNGLVETPQGEYIFTNSSESASQVTRKRYKGENNPDLLGYNPTTKSYKQYTDYNGKDFNPTVDKNGIIYFISDENNGEYNLYQLANGKKEALTKFETSIKKPFVSADGSKVVFEKEYQLFVYDVKAKTSKPLTINVNSNKSLEKEQNFEVENNIDYFDISPDGKKMAFVSRGIIFVSDNEGKFVNQISDGKERVLEVKWLKDNKNLIFNQTYKGYQNWFKISADGKGKVEQLTSDLRNNRDITFNNDLSQAVYLSGRDEVRLLDLKSLKSSTIVKDEIWAFQNSKPSFSPNDEYVLFSAKRNFELDIFIHNIKKNTTVNLTNTGVSEADPTWSPDGKYIYFSSDRKNPSYPLGMQESSIYRASLDWFDQAYKSEKFDNLFVEEKKVEKKEKKEEKNDFKALTINPEGFLERIELVTDRFGYQTNPFVFADDKKQFLFYNTNQENGKFQLYRKTTTDFEEDKTDKIFNKGADFIVKNEKNLYALIDNSVYKFGISSTNPEKVSIKYNFNKNLASEFNQMYEEAWAGVEENFYDENFHGIDWKAKKEQYATFLPYVNNRNDLRILLNDLLGELNSSHLGFSSFGKEESRRLNYFTNETGIIFRKDQPFTVEKILRKSPAFLKNVDVQEGDILVSVNGQKIDQNQNRETYFTTPKKLEELTLEFDRKGKTISTKIHPISNNELKSLLYDEWIYENRQRVKKLSNDRIAYSYMKNMSTSELDVFLLDMVEQENRKDGVILDLRFNTGGNVHDKVLNFLSQRPYLKWKYREGQLTVQPNFAPSGKPIVLLINEYSLSDAEMTAAGFKALKLGKIIGQETYRWIIFTSGKGLVDGSFYRLPSWGTYTLDGQNLEKTGVKPDIYIKNTFLDRLENKDPQLERAIQEVMKELK; this is translated from the coding sequence ATGAAAAAAATAGTTTTTACTTTACTTAGTGCTTTTGCAATTTCACAGGTTTCTGCTCAGGAAAAAGTGTATTTCACCTCTACTCCTTCTTTAAGTCCAGATGCTAAAACGGTTTATTTTAGTTACGATGGCGATATTTGGTCAACTGATATTAATGGCGGAAATGCAGCAAGAATCACAGCTTTAGAAGGCGAAGAAATTAATCCTCGTGTTTCACCAGATGGAAAATGGTTGGCATTTAGTTCTAATCAATATGGGAATTACGATATTTATATAATGCCTATAAATGGTGGACAAATCAAACAATTGACGTTTCATCAAGCCAAAGACGAAGTCGAAAGTTGGAGCTGGGATAGTAAATCGATCTATTTTACATCAAACCAAAATAATGGATTTGGAAGTTTTAAAATTGATTTAGACGGAAAAACACCAGAAGCGCTTTTTACAAATTATTTCAACACAACAAATGGTTTAGTAGAAACTCCTCAAGGCGAATATATTTTCACCAACTCATCTGAAAGTGCAAGTCAAGTTACACGAAAAAGATACAAAGGAGAAAATAATCCAGATTTATTAGGATATAATCCAACCACAAAAAGTTATAAACAATATACCGATTACAACGGAAAAGATTTTAATCCAACAGTTGATAAAAACGGAATTATTTATTTTATTTCGGACGAAAATAATGGCGAATACAACTTATATCAATTAGCAAATGGTAAAAAAGAAGCGTTAACAAAATTTGAAACTTCGATCAAGAAACCTTTTGTTTCGGCTGATGGTTCAAAAGTTGTTTTCGAAAAAGAGTACCAATTATTTGTTTACGATGTAAAAGCAAAAACGTCGAAACCTCTTACAATTAATGTCAATTCGAATAAATCTTTAGAAAAAGAGCAAAATTTTGAAGTTGAAAATAATATTGATTATTTTGATATTTCTCCCGACGGAAAGAAAATGGCTTTTGTAAGTAGAGGAATTATTTTTGTTTCGGATAATGAAGGAAAGTTTGTCAATCAAATTTCTGATGGAAAAGAACGTGTTTTAGAAGTAAAATGGTTGAAAGACAACAAAAATTTAATCTTCAATCAAACCTACAAAGGTTATCAAAATTGGTTTAAAATTTCGGCTGACGGAAAAGGAAAAGTTGAACAATTAACTTCTGATTTAAGAAATAATCGAGACATTACATTCAACAATGATTTATCACAAGCTGTTTATTTAAGTGGACGCGATGAAGTCAGATTATTAGATTTGAAATCACTTAAATCATCAACAATTGTTAAAGATGAAATTTGGGCTTTCCAAAATTCGAAACCATCTTTTTCTCCAAATGATGAATATGTGTTATTCTCTGCAAAACGCAATTTCGAGTTGGATATTTTTATTCACAACATCAAAAAAAATACAACTGTTAATTTAACGAATACTGGTGTTTCTGAAGCTGATCCTACTTGGTCTCCAGACGGAAAATATATTTATTTTTCAAGCGATAGAAAAAATCCGTCCTATCCTTTAGGAATGCAAGAATCAAGTATTTATCGCGCTTCTTTAGATTGGTTTGATCAAGCTTATAAATCAGAGAAATTTGATAATTTATTTGTCGAAGAAAAAAAGGTTGAGAAGAAAGAGAAAAAAGAAGAAAAGAACGATTTTAAAGCATTAACTATTAATCCAGAAGGATTCTTGGAACGAATTGAATTGGTAACAGATCGTTTTGGATATCAGACAAATCCTTTTGTTTTTGCGGATGATAAAAAGCAATTTTTATTCTATAACACCAATCAAGAAAATGGAAAATTTCAGTTATACAGAAAAACAACCACTGATTTTGAAGAAGATAAAACAGATAAAATATTCAACAAAGGCGCTGATTTTATCGTAAAAAATGAGAAAAATCTTTATGCTTTAATCGATAATTCTGTTTACAAATTTGGCATTAGTTCTACAAATCCTGAAAAAGTTAGTATTAAATATAATTTCAATAAAAACTTAGCTTCAGAATTCAATCAAATGTACGAGGAAGCTTGGGCTGGAGTAGAAGAAAATTTCTATGATGAGAATTTTCACGGAATCGATTGGAAAGCTAAAAAAGAGCAATATGCAACGTTTTTACCTTATGTCAACAATCGAAATGATTTGAGAATTTTGTTAAATGATCTATTAGGTGAATTGAATTCTTCGCATTTAGGTTTTTCATCTTTCGGAAAAGAAGAGAGTCGAAGATTGAATTATTTCACCAACGAAACAGGAATTATTTTCAGAAAAGATCAACCTTTTACAGTTGAAAAAATCTTACGAAAATCTCCTGCTTTCCTTAAAAATGTTGATGTTCAAGAAGGTGATATTTTAGTGAGTGTAAATGGGCAAAAAATCGATCAAAACCAAAATCGTGAAACTTATTTTACAACGCCTAAAAAATTAGAAGAATTAACGCTTGAATTTGACCGAAAAGGAAAAACAATTTCGACGAAGATTCATCCAATTTCAAATAACGAATTGAAATCGCTTTTATATGATGAATGGATTTATGAAAATCGTCAGCGTGTAAAAAAATTAAGCAACGATAGAATCGCTTATTCGTACATGAAAAATATGTCTACTTCTGAATTGGATGTGTTTTTATTAGACATGGTAGAGCAAGAGAATAGAAAAGATGGTGTCATTTTAGATTTGCGTTTCAATACAGGTGGAAATGTACATGATAAAGTCTTGAACTTTTTATCGCAAAGACCTTATTTGAAATGGAAATATCGTGAAGGACAATTAACTGTTCAACCGAACTTTGCACCGTCAGGAAAACCAATTGTTTTATTAATTAACGAATACTCATTAAGCGATGCAGAAATGACAGCCGCAGGATTCAAAGCCTTAAAATTAGGAAAAATCATCGGTCAAGAAACGTATCGATGGATCATTTTTACTTCTGGAAAAGGATTAGTTGATGGTTCATTTTATCGTTTACCAAGTTGGGGAACTTATACTTTGGATGGACAAAATTTAGAAAAAACTGGTGTTAAACCTGACATTTATATTAAAAATACATTCTTAGATCGATTAGAAAATAAAGATCCTCAATTGGAGCGTGCAATCCAAGAGGTCATGAAAGAATTAAAATAA